One window of Magallana gigas chromosome 2, xbMagGiga1.1, whole genome shotgun sequence genomic DNA carries:
- the LOC105343828 gene encoding acetylcholine receptor subunit beta-type lev-1, whose amino-acid sequence MLFIHCEAYSFSDEQSLHTAIFPASYDNNVRPGENRSIPLQINITFYFKSIKEFDESVSKFSITGALEVSWLDHRLTWDPATYGGDLDLTIIPQKKVWIPFLVNMLMYDALEEVGHSDMNVRLESSGRLNWVSPNIFESTCDADLSYYPFDYQTCFLRFYIPGFMPTEIDLDPVRQTMNLAEYIENALWDVTETKVYTTIDNLKLQELVMSVTMKRRSVYYISSLVLPVAFLSILQLAVFFMPPESGERVGFVTTVLLAVAVYLTLIQDKLPEGSEPSVAYLSYKLLGDFMVGVLMTIGVIIGLIFYSREDGVDIPNYLRTFHKLILGRKLCITREKRKVTWTDNEGAMDSTVVEKVADDDIRSNESSPLVTWREVGFNDEESLHNVTFPATYDRNLRPGENRSIPLQVNVTFYFKSIKDFDESVSKFSITGALGISWFDHRLTWDPAMYGGDLWETVIPQRKVWIPFLVNMLMYDAISEIGHIDMNLRLASNGLISWVVPNLFESTCDPDLSYYPFDTQTCILRFYIPGFLQTEINLMAPRGTMDMAEYSKNSLWDVTETKIYTTTNNLKFQEAVMSVTMKRRPVYYISSLLLPVAFLSFLQLMAFLMPPECGERVGFGTTVLLAVAVYLTLIQDKLPEGSEPSVAYLSYKLLGDFMVGVVMTVGIIVALRFYNREDTIEIPNYLKTFHKIVLGPRMCGFCAAS is encoded by the exons ATGCTGTTTATACATTGTGAGGCTTACAGTTTTAGTGACGAACAGAGTCTTCACACTGCGATATTTCCAGCCTCCTACGACAATAATGTGCGACCAGGAGAAAACAGGTCGATCCCCCTGCAGATTAATATAACGTTTTATTTCAAGAGCATCAAGGAGTTTGACGAGTCCGTCAGTAAGTTTTCTATCACTGGAGCCCTTGAAGTAAGCTGGTTAGACCATCGCTTAACCTGGGACCCCGCCACGTATGGGGGAGACCTAGACCTCACGATCATTCCTCAGAAAAAAGTATGGATTCCATTTCTAGTAAACATGCTTATGTACGATGCCTTGGAAGAAGTGGGGCACAGTGACATGAATGTTAGACTTGAAAGCAGCGGTCGTCTGAATTGGGTGTCACCGAATATATTTGAGAGTACTTGTGATGCCGACCTGTCCTACTACCCTTTCGATTATCAGACCTGCTTTTTGCGGTTTTATATTCCTGGATTCATGCCGACTGAGATTGATCTAGATCCTGTTAGACAGACTATGAACCTGGCCGAGTACATCGAAAATGCACTTTGGGATGTAACAGAAACTAAGGTATACACTACTATTGATAATTTGAAGCTGCAAGAGTTGGTGATGTCTGTTACTATGAAAAGGCGATCGGTGTATTATATATCAAGTTTAGTTTTGCCagttgcatttctttcaattctTCAACTTGCCGTATTCTTCATGCCGCCTGAGAGCGGAGAACGCGTTGGATTTGTGACGACAGTCCTTCTGGCTGTGGCCGTATACCTGACTTTAATACAAGACAAACTTCCTGAAGGGTCGGAGCCAAGTGTAGCTTACCTCAGTTACAAGCTTCTAGGAGACTTCATGGTGGGAGTACTGATGACGATTGGCGTTATCATAGGATTGATATTCTACAGCAGGGAAGATGGCGTCGACATCCCAAATTATTTACGGACTTTTCACAAATTAATTCTTGGCAGAAAACTTTGTATAACTCGAGAGAAGCGTAAAGTTACATGGACAGACAACGAGGGCGCCATGGATAGTACAGTGGTGGAAAAAGTTGCCGATGACGACATCAGAAGCAACGAATCCAGTCCACTCGTGACCTGGAGAGAAGTTGG CTTCAATGACGAAGAAAGCCTCCATAACGTTACATTTCCAGCTACCTACGATCGTAATTTACGACCAGGAGAAAATAGATCCATCCCACTTCAGGTTAATGTTACGTTCTACTTCAAGAGCATTAAGGATTTTGACGAGTCCGTCAGTAAATTTTCCATAACTGGGGCTCTTGGAATAAGCTGGTTTGACCATCGCTTAACCTGGGACCCCGCCATGTACGGGGGAGACTTGTGGGAAACTGTTATTCCTCAGAGAAAAGTGTGGATTCCGTTTCTGGTAAACATGCTTATGTACGATGCAATATCAGAAATTGGACACATTGACATGAATTTAAGGCTGGCGAGTAACGGGTTAATTTCTTGGGTTGTTCCAAACTTATTTGAGAGCACATGCGACCCCGATCTTTCATACTATCCCTTTGATACGCAAACTTGCATTTTGCGCTTCTATATCCCTGGATTCCTACAGACGGAAATAAACCTAATGGCCCCCCGGGGAACAATGGACATGGCAGAGTACAGCAAAAATAGTCTATGGGACGTAACAGAAACAAAGATATATACTACCACCAATAATCTAAAATTTCAGGAGGCAGTGATGTCCGTCACAATGAAGAGACGACCTGTGTATTATATATCTAGCCTTTTATTGCCAGTTGCTTTTCTGTCATTTCTACAGTTGATGGCATTTTTGATGCCACCGGAATGTGGAGAGCGAGTGGGATTCGGAACAACAGTACTTCTGGCCGTGGCCGTATATCTTACTCTCATACAAGACAAGCTTCCTGAAGGATCGGAGCCAAGTGTAGCGTATCTCAGTTACAAACTTCTAGGAGACTTCATGGTGGGAGTAGTGATGACTGTGGGGATTATTGTTGCTCTCCGATTTTATAACAGGGAGGACACCATAGAAATTCCAAACTATCTTAAAACTTTTCATAAAATTGTTCTTGGGCCACGCATGTGTGGAT TCTGTGCAGCTTCATAA